From the Anguilla anguilla isolate fAngAng1 chromosome 6, fAngAng1.pri, whole genome shotgun sequence genome, one window contains:
- the alpi.2 gene encoding intestinal-type alkaline phosphatase — MFVIGLSRLRCVINAEYQANWSSAVIPVEEEDPNFWNVKGKEALRKALNLKPNPYQAKNLILFLGDGMGIATVAAARILQGQMAGKTGEENSLAMDTFPYLALSKTYNVDQQMPDSAGTATAYLCGVKANYGTLGLSASARRYQCNTTKGNEVFSVLHRARMAGKSVGIISTARVQHASPGAAYSHTADRGWYSDAELTPDAVQQGCRDIAYQLVHNTDMQVILGGGRKYMLPNVTQDPEYPESTGTRLDNVNLINEWLKGKKNARFVWNKAELNSVDLDKTDYLMGLFEPSDMRFELDRDVNTDPSLTEMMEKAILILRRNPKGFYLFVEGGRIDHGHHAGKAKLALTEAVELDRAIRRAGELTSELDTLSVVTADHSHVFSFGGYSSRGNPVLGLSRVIADDGKPFTNALYGNGPGYRVEKGSRPEVNATIADGNDYMQNAAVPLPAETHGSEDVAIFAKGAMAHLFHGVQEQSYIAHAMAYAACIEPYTDCRLQLYVEPSNAMSSRSSFLTLLLSLLPAVYACICV; from the exons ATGTTTGTTATTGGTTTAAGCAGATTGCGTtgtgtaattaatgcagaatACCAG GCCAACTGGTCCTCTGCTGTAATTCCAG TAGAGGAAGAAGACCCCAATTTCTGGAATGTGAAAGGAAAGGAGGCTCTGAGGAAGGCTTTGAACCTGAAACCCAACCCATACCAGGCCAAGAACCTCATCCTCTTCCTTGGTGATg GCATGGGTATCGCCACAGTGGCAGCTGCCCGGATCCTCCAAGGGCAGATGGCAGGGAAGACGGGCGAGGAGAACTCCCTGGCCATGGACACCTTTCCCTACCTGGCTCTCTCAAAG ACCTACAACGTGGATCAGCAGATGCCTGACAGCGCGGGTACAGCGACCGCATACCTGTGTGGTGTCAAGGCCAACTACGGCACGCTAGGCCTTAGCGCCTCTGCCCGGCGGTACCAGTGCAACACTACCAAAGGCAATGAGGTCTTTTCTGTGCTACACAGAGCCAGAATGGCAG GGAAATCAGTGGGCATCATATCCACGGCGCGGGTCCAGCACGCCTCCCCGGGAGCCGCATACTCGCACACGGCCGACAGGGGATGGTACAGTGATGCAGAACTGACCCCTGATGCAGTGCAGCAAGGGTGCCGGGACATCGCCTATCAGCTGGTCCACAACACCGATATGCAA GTTATCCttggaggagggagaaagtACATGCTGCCCAATGTGACTCAGGATCCTGAATACCCAGAATCCACTGGAACCCGACTGGACAATGTTAACTTGATCAATGAATGGCTCAAAGGCAAGAAG AATGCAAGATTTGTGTGGAACAAGGCAGAGTTGAATTCTGTAGATCTGGATAAAACAGACTATCTGATGG GGTTGTTTGAGCCATCGGACATGAGGTTTGAGCTGGACCGTGACGTCAACACTGACCCATCGCTCACAGAGATGATGGAAAAAGCCATCCTTATCCTCAGGAGGAACCCCAAAGGATTTTACCTTTTTGTGGAAG GTGGCAGGATAGATCACGGACACCATGCTGGAAAGGCCAAACTGGCCCTCACAGAGGCAGTGGAGCTGGACCGGGCCATCAGGAGGGCGGGAGAGCTCACCAGTGAACTAGACACCCTGTCGGTGGTTACTGCCGATCACTCCCACGTCTTCAGCTTCGGAGGGTATTCCTCCAGGGGTAACCCTGTCCTGG gGCTGTCAAGAGTTATAGCTGATGATGGAAAGCCATTCACTAATGCACTATACGGAAATGGACCTGGGTACAGAGTAGAGAAAGGAAGCCGCCCTGAAGTTAATGCAACCATTGCAG ATGGTAATGACTACATGCAGAATGCTGCAGTGCCTCTCCCTGCGGAGACCCACGGCTCCGAGGATGTGGCCATTTTTGCCAAGGGCGCCATGGCCCACCTGTTCCATGGAGTGCAGGAGCAGAGCTACATCGCTCACGCCATGGCCTACGCTGCCTGCATCGAGCCGTACACCGACTGCCGGCTGCAGCTGTACGTGGAGCCCAGCAACGCCATGTCCTCACGGTCCAGCTTCCTGACCCTTCTGCTGAGCCTGCTGCCGGCTGTGTACGCCTGCATTTGCGTGTGA